In one Corallococcus silvisoli genomic region, the following are encoded:
- a CDS encoding aminotransferase class V-fold PLP-dependent enzyme produces the protein MEAPACREDFPALTRRIDGQRITYLDNAATTLKPRAVIEAITRFYTENGSNIHRGKHYLSEEASDQYEGVRSRVAQFLGAYGNEVVFVKNTTEALNLVAGGLGLSRDDVVVGSLDSHHAQLLPWRRVANLKLVQVDREGRVDLEHYQELLRSRPKVVALTHCSNVTGAMAPIEAMAAAAKEACGAVVVVDAAQSLPHVRLDVSRSAVDFVAFSGHKLLGPTGVGCLFGRREALEGLRPLMVGGGMVDWVDTQGSRERKIPHRFEAGTPAIASVLGLGAALGYLEQLGEQRQRSHERALTEALLRCALSRDYVELLGPRTAEERCAIATFRIRGCEDLSDVARSLSDSYGIMCRSGHLCAQPMVDAAASGEVLRASAYVYNTPEELERLFQALDELVVFLAR, from the coding sequence GTGGAAGCGCCTGCTTGTAGAGAAGACTTTCCCGCGCTCACCCGCCGGATCGACGGCCAGCGGATCACCTACCTCGACAACGCGGCGACGACGCTCAAACCTCGCGCGGTCATCGAGGCCATCACGCGCTTCTACACGGAGAACGGCTCCAACATTCACCGCGGCAAGCACTACCTCTCCGAGGAGGCTTCGGACCAGTACGAGGGGGTGCGCTCCAGGGTCGCCCAGTTCCTGGGGGCGTATGGAAACGAGGTTGTGTTCGTCAAGAACACGACCGAGGCCCTGAACCTGGTCGCGGGGGGGCTGGGCCTCTCGCGGGACGACGTGGTGGTGGGCAGCTTGGACTCGCACCACGCGCAGCTGCTGCCCTGGCGCCGCGTCGCGAACCTGAAGCTCGTCCAGGTGGACCGGGAGGGGCGCGTCGACCTGGAGCACTACCAGGAGCTGCTGCGGTCGCGGCCGAAGGTCGTCGCGCTCACGCACTGCTCCAACGTCACGGGCGCCATGGCGCCCATCGAGGCGATGGCCGCCGCGGCGAAGGAGGCCTGCGGCGCCGTGGTGGTGGTGGACGCCGCGCAGTCACTGCCTCACGTCCGGCTCGACGTGTCCCGGAGCGCGGTGGATTTCGTGGCGTTCTCGGGGCACAAGCTGCTGGGACCCACGGGGGTGGGGTGCCTGTTCGGGAGGCGCGAGGCGCTCGAGGGGCTGCGGCCGCTCATGGTGGGGGGCGGGATGGTGGACTGGGTGGACACGCAAGGCTCCCGTGAGCGGAAGATCCCGCATCGCTTCGAGGCAGGCACGCCGGCCATCGCCTCCGTGCTGGGGCTGGGGGCGGCGCTCGGCTATCTGGAGCAGCTGGGCGAGCAGCGCCAGCGCTCGCATGAACGAGCGTTGACGGAGGCCCTGCTCAGGTGCGCGCTGTCCCGGGACTACGTGGAGCTGTTGGGGCCGCGCACCGCCGAGGAGCGCTGCGCCATCGCGACGTTCCGGATCCGCGGGTGCGAGGACCTGTCGGACGTCGCGCGGTCACTCAGTGACTCATACGGCATCATGTGCAGGAGCGGGCACCTGTGCGCCCAGCCCATGGTGGATGCCGCCGCGAGCGGAGAGGTCCTGCGAGCCTCGGCCTACGTCTACAACACGCCGGAGGAGCTGGAGCGGTTGTTCCAGGCCCTCGACGAGCTGGTGGTGTTCCTGGCGCGGTAG
- a CDS encoding YciI family protein, whose amino-acid sequence MKVMMMVKATQQAEAAQKPTQEALVAMHHFNEELRKAGVLLDLAGLTPMSRGARVRYSRTTCRVIDGPFVEAKELIAGYSLIEVKTFAEALEWARRAPFHLLVPEGEEVEVELRPLFDPTEFDVPGEAEERAKRLGETHSKA is encoded by the coding sequence ATGAAGGTCATGATGATGGTGAAGGCGACGCAGCAAGCCGAAGCGGCCCAGAAGCCCACCCAAGAGGCGCTGGTCGCGATGCATCACTTCAATGAGGAGCTGCGGAAGGCCGGCGTGCTGCTCGACCTCGCCGGCCTCACGCCGATGAGCCGCGGCGCGCGCGTGCGGTACAGCAGGACCACATGCAGGGTCATCGATGGCCCGTTCGTCGAAGCCAAGGAGCTGATCGCCGGCTACAGCCTGATCGAGGTCAAGACGTTCGCCGAGGCACTCGAGTGGGCCAGGCGCGCGCCGTTCCACCTCCTCGTGCCAGAGGGCGAAGAGGTGGAGGTCGAGCTCCGGCCGCTGTTCGACCCGACGGAGTTCGACGTGCCGGGCGAGGCCGAGGAGCGAGCGAAGCGGCTCGGCGAAACGCACAGCAAGGCGTAG
- a CDS encoding ankyrin repeat domain-containing protein gives MSATSNGDATQALLALCADRSRWNEELHAETVKDLVARGADVNARDASGMTPLHAAAEFGTAPVAQVLLERGADVNAIDGLGRTPLAAARLKQEDRWVVYSGRTADFDAVLQALEAAGGKPRIPFERSADPFAPFPVDGDALLQALEAQGRALSFRHTPSSAQEVAGGLHSLGEPSKALAMLKVLRDTLGMAPRKAHLKGDLTLDRAFFHHGDLEVDGHLRIHGPFAVTGSVLVHGVVWDRGSDSLVNVLGDVKCHALHTSGELSIGGILEARDVVLGYYNDHMLKAARIRAAVVIEDDHAFLSTVESPHHFDLERYRDGAGVHEELQALFVDEAFEMDDEEEPRLDRRKLFERISKGLPVFRK, from the coding sequence ATGTCGGCGACGTCGAACGGTGATGCGACCCAGGCCCTGCTCGCGCTGTGCGCGGACAGGAGCCGCTGGAACGAAGAGCTCCATGCGGAGACGGTGAAGGACCTGGTGGCGCGGGGCGCGGACGTGAACGCGCGCGACGCGTCCGGGATGACGCCCCTTCATGCCGCCGCGGAGTTCGGGACGGCTCCCGTGGCCCAGGTCCTGCTCGAACGAGGCGCGGACGTGAACGCCATCGATGGGCTCGGACGCACGCCGCTCGCCGCGGCGCGGCTCAAGCAGGAGGACCGCTGGGTCGTGTATAGCGGGCGCACCGCCGACTTCGACGCCGTCCTCCAGGCCCTGGAGGCCGCTGGAGGCAAGCCGCGCATCCCCTTTGAGCGAAGCGCCGACCCCTTCGCGCCCTTCCCCGTGGATGGCGACGCGCTGCTTCAGGCGCTGGAGGCACAGGGAAGAGCGCTCTCGTTCCGCCACACGCCCAGCTCGGCGCAGGAGGTCGCCGGGGGGCTGCACAGCCTTGGCGAGCCCAGCAAGGCGCTGGCGATGTTGAAGGTGCTGCGGGACACGCTCGGGATGGCGCCGCGAAAGGCGCACCTGAAGGGGGACCTCACGCTGGACCGAGCCTTCTTCCACCATGGCGACCTGGAGGTGGATGGACACCTGCGGATCCACGGGCCATTCGCGGTGACGGGCAGCGTCCTCGTGCACGGCGTGGTGTGGGACCGCGGCAGCGACTCGCTCGTGAACGTCCTGGGCGACGTGAAGTGCCACGCGCTCCATACGAGTGGTGAGCTCTCCATCGGAGGCATCCTCGAGGCGCGCGACGTGGTGCTCGGCTACTACAACGACCACATGCTGAAAGCGGCGCGCATCCGGGCCGCTGTCGTCATCGAGGATGACCACGCCTTCCTCTCCACCGTCGAATCTCCCCACCACTTCGACCTCGAGCGCTATCGCGACGGAGCGGGCGTGCACGAAGAGCTGCAGGCGCTCTTCGTCGACGAGGCCTTCGAGATGGACGACGAGGAAGAGCCCCGGCTCGACAGGCGCAAGCTCTTCGAGCGCATCAGTAAGGGCCTCCCCGTCTTCCGGAAGTGA
- a CDS encoding glutathione S-transferase family protein, protein MKLYFHPLSGNSRRVLLVATHLDIPLERILVDLPQGEQRGASHLSRNPNGRVPVLDDDGFLLWESRAIIQYLAEKTPGQTLLPTDARGRADVSRWLFWCSAHMAQANTILVFENFVKVRTGRGPADPSEVARGEALFAQHAQVLDTHLAGKAWVAQERLTLADFSLAASFALAGPARLPLGDYANIRAWLGRVQELDAWKRTAPPMPQV, encoded by the coding sequence ATGAAGCTCTACTTCCACCCCCTGTCTGGAAACTCGCGCCGCGTGCTGCTCGTGGCGACCCACCTGGACATTCCCCTCGAGCGCATCCTGGTCGACCTGCCCCAGGGCGAGCAGCGCGGTGCGTCCCACTTGAGCCGCAACCCCAACGGGCGCGTCCCGGTCCTCGATGACGACGGCTTCCTGCTCTGGGAGTCGCGCGCCATCATCCAATACCTGGCCGAGAAGACGCCGGGGCAGACCCTGCTGCCGACGGACGCCCGCGGCCGCGCCGATGTGAGCCGCTGGCTCTTCTGGTGCTCGGCGCACATGGCCCAGGCCAACACCATCCTGGTGTTCGAGAACTTCGTGAAGGTGCGGACGGGCCGTGGGCCGGCGGATCCCTCCGAGGTCGCGCGGGGCGAGGCGCTCTTCGCGCAGCACGCGCAGGTCCTGGACACGCACCTCGCGGGCAAGGCGTGGGTCGCGCAGGAGCGGCTGACGCTCGCGGACTTCTCCCTGGCCGCGTCGTTCGCCCTCGCCGGTCCGGCCCGCCTGCCGCTCGGGGACTACGCGAACATCCGCGCCTGGCTCGGGCGCGTGCAGGAGCTCGATGCGTGGAAGCGCACCGCGCCGCCCATGCCGCAGGTGTGA
- a CDS encoding M4 family metallopeptidase has protein sequence MAESLANLKAQSLKLGLSSRDDFQLSSSSTDAFGQTHARFAQTYQGVPVWGAMAITHQGLSAGDIRITADGLRKGIRLSVTPSLDAKAAVTKATQELAPKGEFGVTPSSKLVVYPQTRLVNRYPGKPVAEQNAADFDTEVTGYRLAYHVHTELENAKDGVKHTDFIIDANSGDVLKKWNSLQTAAAKGLGHSQYSGDVSLDVFQNDQGLFELRDVTRAGGEGIRTYDVNHAAVQNGVVPTLTLYTDVDNVWGDGQNYIVGANNTLSTNGQTAAVNAHFGLLATWDFYKKIFGRNGVDGLGSPTYNRVHASNLYDNAFWSDGCFCMSYGDGSYPAAGGFRSMGVLDVTGHEMTHGVTSHTAGLIYEGESGGLNEANSDIFGTLTEFWVANGRGSTIGDTGGNWLMAEQLSDFPLRVMFRPSLDGASADAWFPSIGNVDVHYSSGPMNRAFYFLSQGAQPLSVGTDYSSTYLPAGMRGIGNDKAAAIWYRALTTYLFPSSNYMSARTSGLQAAADLFGSQSNEYRAVQNAFAAINVGYTAGTYDDRTAPTVSASTSGSAPDIQLQAQADDNVGVTRVEFYVDGGLAGNVLAQPYRFSLDATSLSNGAHTLVAVAFDAAGNSGASAPVSFTVANSFDQLLINPGFEQNTLGWTDDPSNINFPVSSGPRTGQGFAWLNGYGTTHVDRLWQDVTIPADVTKAALTFFLNITTAETTTTAVRDTLTLQVRSTSGTVLGTLSTWSNLDATLGYAQQSLDLTAYAGQTVRIFAEGSENASLATNFQLDDFSLRVTRAADVEAPRVAANVVISGTRAGYFAEVSDNGFVNAVEFLVDGVSLGNSVKSFTRVVNLSTLTAGAHTLVARATDAGGNVGDSPAVTFYVDSTAAQRVLNPSFETSGSWTSATTVSGSTGIYSSASFAHTGSRFYIFWTSGPVRHSVRQSVAIPATSTSAIFSFWLRIFNGGFTDSLPHHTFSAKVRDSAGTELATLKTLSNVDDTHAEYVQHRFDLSAYKGQTVQLFFDVDQTAAMQVPDGDVQFFLDDVNLVTSTQADIQAPTLSAAVEGSYGTVQLKATVRDNVWTSTLAFQVDGSPVGSFTDVEGVYAKAFDTKTLTNGPHQFKATATDRSGNTTERTVNFEVRNSTIQDQGAPHITASVEGMFETYTMRAEATDDTGVTYVEFYVDGALKGRSTSAPYTLPLFTIPLALGEHVLEAVAYDAYGNWSKATTTFTLLPVTVEFAVAQHVVPVGGSVALQANVANAVNTAVTWAVTEGRVCGTVGADGVYTAPGVRGLCHVSAASVVAPTAKAVAALRVYTGDINGDNVVDGEDMGLLAQDYGTNGSDETNLDGVGSVNDNDITLFVSQFGR, from the coding sequence GTGGCGGAGTCCCTGGCGAACCTCAAGGCGCAGAGCCTCAAGCTCGGGTTGAGCTCGCGGGACGACTTCCAGCTGTCCAGCTCCAGCACGGACGCGTTTGGCCAGACGCACGCGCGCTTTGCGCAGACATACCAGGGCGTCCCCGTATGGGGCGCCATGGCCATCACGCACCAGGGACTGTCCGCGGGGGACATCCGCATCACCGCCGACGGCCTGCGCAAGGGCATCCGCCTGAGCGTGACGCCTTCGCTGGACGCGAAGGCCGCGGTGACGAAGGCCACCCAGGAACTGGCGCCCAAGGGTGAGTTCGGCGTCACGCCGAGCAGCAAGCTCGTCGTCTATCCCCAGACGCGGCTCGTGAACCGCTACCCCGGCAAGCCGGTCGCGGAGCAGAACGCGGCGGACTTCGACACGGAGGTCACCGGCTACCGGCTCGCGTACCATGTGCACACCGAGCTGGAGAACGCGAAGGACGGCGTCAAGCACACGGACTTCATCATCGACGCGAACTCGGGCGACGTGCTGAAGAAGTGGAACTCGCTCCAGACGGCCGCCGCCAAGGGCCTCGGCCACTCGCAGTACAGCGGTGACGTCTCGTTGGACGTCTTCCAGAATGACCAGGGCCTCTTCGAGCTGCGCGACGTCACGCGCGCCGGTGGCGAGGGCATTCGCACCTACGACGTGAACCACGCCGCGGTTCAGAACGGCGTCGTCCCCACGCTGACCCTCTACACGGACGTCGATAACGTCTGGGGCGACGGGCAGAACTACATCGTCGGCGCCAACAACACCCTGAGCACCAACGGGCAGACGGCCGCCGTCAACGCGCACTTCGGCCTGCTGGCGACGTGGGACTTCTACAAGAAGATCTTCGGCCGCAACGGCGTGGACGGCCTCGGCTCGCCCACCTACAACCGGGTGCACGCCAGCAACCTCTACGACAACGCCTTCTGGAGCGACGGCTGCTTCTGCATGAGCTACGGCGACGGCTCGTATCCGGCCGCGGGCGGCTTCCGGTCCATGGGCGTGCTCGACGTGACGGGTCACGAGATGACCCACGGCGTCACCTCGCACACGGCCGGCCTCATCTACGAAGGCGAGTCCGGCGGCCTCAATGAGGCCAACTCGGACATCTTCGGCACCCTGACGGAGTTCTGGGTGGCCAACGGCCGCGGCAGCACCATTGGTGACACCGGCGGCAACTGGCTCATGGCCGAGCAGCTCAGCGACTTCCCGCTGCGCGTCATGTTCCGCCCGTCGCTGGACGGCGCGAGCGCGGACGCCTGGTTCCCCAGCATCGGCAACGTCGACGTGCACTACAGCAGCGGCCCGATGAACCGCGCCTTCTACTTCCTGTCCCAGGGCGCGCAGCCGCTGTCCGTCGGCACCGACTACTCCAGCACCTACCTGCCCGCGGGCATGAGGGGCATCGGCAACGACAAGGCGGCGGCCATCTGGTACCGCGCGCTCACCACCTACCTGTTCCCGTCGTCCAACTACATGTCGGCCCGCACCAGCGGCCTCCAGGCCGCCGCGGACCTCTTCGGCTCCCAGTCCAACGAGTACCGCGCGGTGCAGAACGCCTTCGCGGCCATCAACGTGGGCTACACCGCCGGGACATACGACGACCGCACGGCCCCCACCGTCAGCGCGAGCACCTCTGGCAGCGCGCCTGACATCCAGCTGCAGGCGCAGGCCGACGACAACGTCGGCGTGACCCGCGTGGAGTTCTACGTCGACGGCGGCCTGGCGGGGAACGTCCTCGCCCAGCCGTACCGGTTCTCGCTGGACGCGACCTCGCTGTCCAACGGCGCGCACACGCTGGTGGCGGTCGCGTTCGACGCGGCCGGCAACTCCGGCGCGTCCGCTCCGGTGAGCTTCACCGTCGCGAACAGCTTCGATCAGCTCCTGATCAACCCGGGCTTCGAACAGAACACCCTGGGCTGGACGGACGACCCGTCGAACATCAACTTCCCGGTCTCCTCCGGCCCGCGCACCGGCCAGGGCTTCGCGTGGCTCAACGGCTACGGCACGACGCACGTCGACCGGCTGTGGCAGGACGTCACCATTCCCGCCGACGTCACCAAGGCCGCGCTGACCTTCTTCCTCAACATCACCACCGCCGAGACGACGACCACCGCCGTGCGTGACACGCTGACGCTGCAGGTGCGCAGCACCTCCGGCACGGTGCTGGGGACGTTGTCGACGTGGTCCAACCTGGACGCGACGCTGGGCTATGCGCAGCAGAGCCTGGACCTGACGGCCTACGCGGGCCAGACGGTGCGCATCTTCGCGGAGGGCAGTGAGAACGCCTCGCTCGCCACCAACTTCCAGTTGGATGACTTCTCGCTGCGCGTCACCCGCGCGGCGGACGTCGAGGCGCCCCGCGTGGCGGCCAACGTGGTCATCTCCGGCACGCGCGCGGGCTACTTCGCGGAGGTGTCCGACAACGGCTTCGTCAACGCGGTGGAGTTCCTCGTCGACGGCGTGTCCCTGGGCAACTCGGTCAAGTCGTTCACCCGGGTCGTCAACCTCTCCACGCTGACTGCCGGGGCGCACACGCTCGTCGCCCGCGCCACGGATGCGGGCGGCAACGTGGGTGACTCTCCCGCGGTGACGTTCTACGTGGACAGCACCGCCGCCCAGCGCGTGCTCAATCCCAGCTTCGAGACCTCCGGGAGCTGGACGAGCGCGACGACGGTGTCGGGCTCGACGGGCATCTACAGCAGCGCGTCCTTCGCGCACACGGGCAGCCGCTTCTACATCTTCTGGACCTCGGGGCCGGTGCGGCACTCCGTCCGTCAGTCCGTGGCCATCCCGGCGACCTCGACCTCGGCCATCTTCAGCTTCTGGCTGCGCATCTTCAACGGCGGGTTCACCGACTCGCTGCCCCACCACACCTTCAGCGCGAAGGTGCGGGACTCCGCCGGCACCGAGCTGGCGACGCTGAAGACGCTCTCCAACGTCGATGACACCCACGCGGAGTACGTCCAGCACCGCTTCGACCTGTCCGCGTACAAGGGCCAGACGGTGCAGCTGTTCTTCGACGTGGACCAGACGGCGGCCATGCAGGTGCCGGACGGCGACGTCCAGTTCTTCCTCGACGACGTCAACCTGGTCACCTCGACCCAGGCGGACATCCAGGCCCCCACGCTCTCCGCGGCGGTCGAGGGCAGCTACGGGACGGTGCAGCTCAAGGCCACCGTGCGCGACAACGTCTGGACGTCCACCCTGGCGTTCCAGGTGGACGGCTCCCCGGTGGGCTCGTTCACGGACGTCGAGGGCGTCTACGCCAAGGCGTTCGACACGAAGACCCTGACCAACGGCCCGCACCAGTTCAAGGCGACGGCGACGGACCGGTCGGGCAACACCACGGAGCGCACGGTGAACTTCGAGGTGCGCAACTCCACCATCCAGGACCAGGGCGCGCCGCACATCACCGCCAGCGTGGAGGGCATGTTCGAGACCTACACGATGCGGGCCGAGGCCACCGACGACACGGGCGTGACGTACGTGGAGTTCTACGTGGATGGCGCGCTGAAGGGCCGGAGCACGTCCGCGCCGTACACGCTGCCGCTGTTCACGATTCCGCTGGCGCTGGGGGAGCACGTCCTCGAGGCGGTGGCGTATGACGCCTACGGCAACTGGTCCAAGGCGACCACCACCTTCACGCTCCTGCCCGTCACGGTGGAGTTCGCGGTGGCGCAGCACGTGGTGCCGGTGGGTGGCTCCGTCGCCCTGCAGGCGAACGTGGCGAACGCGGTGAACACGGCGGTGACCTGGGCCGTGACGGAAGGCCGCGTCTGCGGCACCGTCGGCGCGGACGGTGTCTACACCGCGCCGGGGGTCCGTGGCCTGTGCCACGTGTCCGCGGCGAGCGTCGTGGCACCGACGGCGAAGGCCGTGGCGGCCCTCCGGGTCTACACGGGCGACATCAATGGCGACAACGTCGTGGACGGAGAGGACATGGGCCTGCTCGCGCAGGACTACGGCACCAACGGCTCCGATGAGACGAACCTCGACGGCGTCGGCTCTGTGAACGACAACGACATCACCCTCTTCGTCAGCCAGTTCGGACGGTAA
- a CDS encoding carboxypeptidase-like regulatory domain-containing protein — MKRGHRRAAFLVVGIVAALLLACFLRAGKDASRHPGRSTSGGPARVPLSMTGSFAMAPEGEALRISGVVRDAQGPVAGVQVSASRVDADTLSERPCPKTQPDHRHSAQRMRQENCCFQEVASEYARRVDAREGEAPVLAQTVTADDGTFVLDGLSPGAVTLWALGDSSAAVQPDIAAGSDAVMLTLEERVFFSGTVVEELTRIPIPDARVTLIHEAGSRYFDALADDQGRFRVGPLPPGRYLRVASAQGWRTKAFREDVWLDADVDVTLELQRKARLEGRVLTPEGLPASGMSVHLRLAEEADDTSTAQSDAQGRFVFEEVPALPHLLWARTEQEAAYGDAKVTPPEYVVLQMRPFGFMEGTVRDEQQRPLAGVRLRANGPRSDGQPPPEALTDAAGHYRLGPLLDPSVNLLLRREHYRDQRQRVRLGGAHEGPWDFTLARAMPVEGQVVDTGGMPLAGAQVKLVMKKDAPEWRWGPAIPAEQAAESNEAGHFTVDGRASATGLLFVTARGFLDLELPVEVPSTGVRVVMNRGASVSGTVMDATGRPLSDVDLRLWNTAPQSGDARTTAVNTQGAFTLDGLEAGHYVLEARRRTPGIEHTASRPVDLEERQQATVSVRFDEGRTLQGTAVDTDGYPLPGVRIQACLLLEDIPAWQGRAPDCTVRGEGGVLSGPDGRFTFKHLTAPAYQLIAWKQGHAFAPSRSRGGTPDAAALLVATGQEDVRLVLERRPHLRGRVVSDDGAPLPCDIWEWDLGMLHAPAGAFDLPLPEDGPRSITVCAKGFFNLQREFVVSPGRDIDLGTLRMSRGRKVRFTVLNKTTRAPMAGISVDIIPTADAPLRGPLPHPFHSGRLDAEGGAEMEGLPFEAISFFVSLNRESSDEGTNVLLDATQETVTVLLTDPDG, encoded by the coding sequence ATGAAGAGGGGGCATCGCCGGGCAGCGTTCCTCGTCGTGGGCATCGTCGCGGCGCTGCTCCTGGCCTGCTTTCTGCGCGCAGGGAAGGATGCTTCGCGCCATCCGGGCCGAAGCACCTCCGGCGGTCCTGCGCGCGTCCCTCTCTCCATGACGGGCTCCTTCGCCATGGCCCCCGAAGGGGAAGCTCTGCGCATCAGCGGCGTCGTGCGCGATGCGCAGGGTCCGGTCGCGGGCGTGCAGGTGTCCGCGTCTCGCGTGGACGCGGACACGCTGTCGGAGCGCCCCTGTCCGAAAACCCAACCCGACCATCGGCACTCCGCGCAGCGGATGCGGCAGGAGAACTGCTGCTTCCAGGAGGTGGCGTCGGAATACGCGCGCCGGGTGGATGCTCGCGAGGGTGAAGCCCCCGTGCTTGCCCAGACGGTGACCGCGGACGATGGCACCTTCGTGCTCGATGGCCTGTCCCCCGGAGCGGTCACCCTCTGGGCCTTGGGAGACAGCAGTGCGGCCGTGCAGCCGGACATCGCCGCAGGCAGCGACGCAGTGATGCTGACGCTGGAGGAGCGCGTGTTCTTCTCCGGAACGGTGGTCGAGGAACTCACGCGCATTCCCATTCCAGATGCGCGGGTGACGCTGATCCACGAAGCCGGGTCCCGCTACTTCGATGCGCTCGCGGACGACCAGGGGCGCTTCCGCGTCGGCCCCCTGCCCCCGGGTCGCTACCTGCGGGTCGCGAGCGCGCAGGGATGGCGGACGAAGGCTTTCCGCGAGGACGTCTGGCTCGACGCCGACGTGGACGTGACGCTCGAGCTTCAACGGAAGGCACGGCTGGAGGGTCGGGTGCTGACGCCCGAAGGGCTTCCCGCCAGTGGCATGAGCGTCCATCTGAGGCTCGCGGAGGAAGCGGACGACACCTCGACCGCCCAGAGCGATGCCCAGGGCCGGTTCGTCTTCGAGGAGGTCCCCGCGCTTCCGCACCTCCTCTGGGCCCGAACCGAGCAGGAGGCCGCCTATGGCGACGCCAAGGTGACGCCGCCCGAGTATGTGGTCCTCCAGATGAGGCCCTTCGGATTCATGGAGGGGACCGTCAGGGACGAGCAGCAAAGGCCGCTCGCCGGTGTGCGCCTGCGCGCGAATGGCCCGCGGTCGGATGGCCAGCCTCCACCCGAGGCGCTGACGGACGCGGCAGGCCACTACCGTCTGGGCCCCCTGCTGGACCCCTCCGTCAACCTCTTGTTGCGGCGAGAGCACTACCGCGACCAGCGACAAAGGGTCCGCCTGGGGGGTGCCCATGAAGGGCCGTGGGACTTCACGCTCGCGCGAGCCATGCCAGTCGAAGGCCAGGTGGTCGACACAGGAGGCATGCCGCTCGCCGGCGCCCAGGTGAAGCTGGTCATGAAGAAAGACGCCCCTGAATGGCGCTGGGGCCCGGCCATTCCCGCGGAACAGGCAGCCGAGTCGAACGAAGCGGGCCACTTCACCGTGGACGGCAGGGCCAGTGCCACCGGCCTTCTCTTCGTCACGGCCCGGGGGTTCCTCGACCTGGAGTTGCCGGTGGAGGTCCCGTCGACAGGCGTCCGGGTGGTGATGAACCGCGGCGCGTCCGTGTCTGGCACGGTCATGGATGCGACAGGACGGCCCCTGTCCGATGTGGACCTCCGGCTCTGGAACACCGCGCCCCAGAGCGGAGACGCCCGTACCACCGCCGTGAACACGCAGGGCGCCTTCACATTGGACGGCCTGGAGGCAGGGCACTACGTCCTGGAGGCCCGGCGAAGGACGCCCGGCATCGAGCACACGGCTTCGCGGCCCGTGGACCTGGAGGAACGGCAACAGGCCACCGTGTCCGTGCGTTTCGACGAAGGGCGCACGCTGCAGGGGACGGCGGTCGACACCGACGGATATCCGCTGCCCGGCGTGCGCATCCAGGCCTGCCTCCTGCTGGAGGACATCCCCGCCTGGCAGGGCCGCGCCCCCGACTGCACCGTCAGGGGAGAGGGCGGTGTCCTCTCCGGGCCGGATGGCCGCTTCACCTTCAAGCACCTGACCGCGCCGGCCTACCAGCTCATCGCCTGGAAGCAAGGCCATGCCTTCGCTCCCTCGCGCTCCCGAGGAGGAACGCCTGACGCCGCCGCCCTGCTTGTCGCGACGGGACAAGAAGACGTCAGGTTGGTCCTGGAGCGAAGACCCCATCTGCGAGGACGGGTCGTGAGCGACGACGGAGCGCCGCTGCCCTGCGACATCTGGGAATGGGATCTCGGGATGCTGCACGCCCCGGCCGGAGCTTTCGACCTCCCACTGCCAGAGGATGGCCCCAGAAGCATCACGGTGTGCGCGAAGGGTTTTTTCAATCTCCAGCGGGAGTTCGTCGTGAGCCCTGGACGTGACATCGACCTGGGAACGCTGCGGATGAGCCGGGGCCGCAAGGTGCGATTCACGGTCTTGAACAAGACGACACGCGCGCCCATGGCTGGCATCAGCGTCGACATCATCCCGACCGCGGACGCGCCTCTGCGCGGCCCCCTGCCGCATCCATTCCATTCCGGGCGCCTCGACGCGGAAGGTGGCGCGGAGATGGAAGGGCTGCCCTTCGAGGCCATCTCGTTCTTCGTCAGTCTGAACAGGGAGTCGAGCGACGAGGGAACGAACGTGCTCCTGGATGCGACCCAGGAGACCGTCACGGTGCTGCTGACCGACCCGGACGGCTGA